From a region of the Burkholderia sp. PAMC 26561 genome:
- a CDS encoding FAD-dependent oxidoreductase, giving the protein MGQHIQFDPASVAGKAPPIQHETDLLIIGAGPAGLAAAMQAAGRGMRVTLVDENPVPLETMGEEVPLHFGGRMGAALSNRNAMLEAMLEASPELGELLEAGVDVRLGTAVWGLFPQRPTAAWIEGRVAGLADSDSAYLMRFGQVIVAAGRRDMGLAFDGWQRPGVMGASAAYRLSSTYGALDARVAVLLGSDTHALQIANALLDAGVRIAAIVEQATSVPGDAALLARLAERGAQVFTQHVIHEALGDAYGVTSVTLCAIDADHRHLPGAQQSVECDTVLLGIAAIPAIELLEAAGCRTAFNADRGGNVAVVDGSQRTSLPFILAAGDCAGVWDTKHLSADTARHEGRIAAVAALRALGVDESPAQLETSVVPDTCVNDPARSREAWVRASVIEAKGEPFVCQCEEVTAVEILTVRPPRYLDWSRQADPATARTLASLVLEGPPSPDIVKRLTRACMGPCQGRRCREQVATLLSIGSATPLAGMPLATFRSPVRPLPLNQLAALGEVPALGEHWDSWFGIASQWVPFWRATPLYTAAGRETGGVVASE; this is encoded by the coding sequence GTGGGCCAGCACATTCAGTTCGATCCGGCATCGGTTGCGGGCAAAGCGCCGCCGATCCAGCATGAAACCGACCTGCTCATCATCGGGGCGGGGCCGGCGGGACTTGCCGCTGCCATGCAAGCGGCCGGCCGCGGCATGCGCGTGACGCTCGTCGATGAAAATCCCGTCCCGCTCGAGACCATGGGCGAAGAGGTGCCGCTGCATTTCGGCGGACGTATGGGCGCGGCGCTGAGCAACCGCAACGCGATGCTCGAAGCAATGCTGGAAGCCAGTCCCGAACTTGGCGAACTGCTGGAAGCGGGTGTCGATGTCCGTCTCGGCACGGCAGTCTGGGGACTCTTCCCGCAACGTCCAACTGCGGCGTGGATTGAAGGCCGTGTTGCCGGACTCGCCGATAGCGACAGCGCCTATCTCATGCGTTTCGGGCAGGTGATCGTGGCGGCGGGGCGTCGCGACATGGGCCTCGCCTTCGACGGCTGGCAGCGGCCCGGCGTGATGGGCGCGAGCGCGGCCTACCGGCTCAGTTCGACTTACGGGGCACTGGATGCGCGGGTCGCGGTGCTGCTCGGCAGCGACACGCATGCGCTTCAGATTGCCAACGCGCTGTTGGATGCAGGCGTGCGGATCGCGGCTATTGTTGAGCAGGCTACGTCTGTTCCTGGCGACGCTGCGTTGCTAGCGCGACTCGCTGAACGCGGTGCGCAAGTGTTCACGCAGCATGTGATCCATGAGGCGCTGGGAGATGCTTATGGTGTGACATCGGTGACGCTTTGCGCAATCGATGCAGACCACCGGCATCTGCCCGGTGCACAACAGTCGGTTGAGTGCGACACGGTGCTGCTCGGCATCGCGGCCATTCCGGCAATCGAATTGCTGGAAGCGGCAGGTTGCAGAACCGCATTCAACGCGGATCGCGGCGGCAATGTTGCCGTGGTCGATGGGTCACAACGTACATCGCTGCCCTTCATTTTGGCGGCGGGCGATTGCGCGGGCGTCTGGGATACGAAACATCTTTCCGCCGATACCGCCCGTCACGAGGGGCGCATCGCCGCCGTTGCCGCACTCCGCGCGTTAGGCGTTGATGAGTCTCCGGCGCAATTGGAAACTAGCGTAGTGCCCGACACATGCGTGAACGACCCTGCCCGATCCCGTGAAGCTTGGGTCCGCGCGTCGGTCATCGAAGCGAAAGGCGAACCCTTCGTCTGCCAATGCGAGGAGGTCACGGCCGTCGAAATCCTGACCGTTCGTCCGCCGCGCTATCTCGACTGGAGCCGTCAGGCCGATCCGGCGACTGCCCGCACCCTGGCTTCTCTCGTGCTCGAAGGTCCGCCAAGTCCCGATATCGTCAAGCGCCTCACACGCGCATGCATGGGGCCGTGCCAGGGCCGCCGTTGCCGCGAGCAGGTTGCGACCTTACTTTCGATCGGTTCGGCGACCCCGCTTGCCGGCATGCCGCTCGCCACCTTCCGGTCGCCCGTGCGCCCGTTGCCGCTCAATCAGCTTGCTGCCCTGGGAGAAGTCCCTGCGCTTGGTGAACATTGGGACAGTTGGTTCGGCATTGCATCGCAATGGGTGCCGTTCTGGCGCGCGACTCCGCTTTATACCGCCGCCGGCCGCGAGACGGGCGGGGTGGTTGCGAGCGAGTAG
- a CDS encoding NAD(P)/FAD-dependent oxidoreductase — translation MEHSTQGSVTQDAKGASVVIIGGGVTGLSAGWWLAREGVDVLVLDAGLIGWGASGRNGGGCSHHHSPLFLEEQRLWPMMDELLGYPTEFRPNRIRIALDEQQFTLYRRALDNGAHHGLRSDILDAKQVRELVPFAGDNVHAGYFYHFGGHANPHRTLQAYAWAMQDCGGRLMQHTEVTGFERRGARVVGVQTSRGHLACDHVVIAAGPRTGELAAMLGVDVPLASARAEMIVTEPLPLMAIGGVDGNGLYGRQTLRGNLAYGGGPHEWVDLADTYKSAEGERPHSTPLQASIAARVAGLFPKVAHARVIRSWAGFIENTPDGRPVVDRPGPMENLTVATLSSVGFGLSPASGHAIRDLVVDGACSFADISGFALSRFAQLEPDWRSMQGWMPLPAAAA, via the coding sequence ATGGAACACAGTACACAGGGCAGCGTCACGCAGGACGCCAAAGGGGCGTCGGTGGTCATCATTGGCGGCGGCGTCACGGGCTTGAGCGCCGGATGGTGGCTCGCCCGCGAAGGCGTCGACGTGCTCGTGCTCGATGCAGGATTGATCGGCTGGGGCGCATCCGGGCGGAATGGCGGCGGCTGTTCCCACCATCACAGCCCGTTGTTCCTCGAAGAACAACGTCTCTGGCCGATGATGGATGAATTGCTTGGATATCCTACTGAATTCAGGCCGAACCGGATTCGGATCGCGCTGGATGAACAGCAGTTCACGTTATACCGACGCGCGCTCGATAACGGCGCGCATCACGGATTGCGCTCGGATATTCTCGATGCGAAACAAGTCCGCGAACTCGTGCCTTTCGCGGGCGATAACGTCCATGCCGGCTACTTCTATCACTTCGGCGGCCATGCAAATCCGCATCGCACGTTGCAGGCTTACGCCTGGGCGATGCAGGATTGCGGTGGCCGGCTGATGCAGCACACGGAGGTCACGGGGTTCGAGCGGCGCGGCGCACGCGTGGTCGGCGTGCAAACGTCGCGGGGACACCTGGCCTGCGATCATGTCGTGATCGCAGCGGGACCACGCACGGGTGAGCTTGCCGCAATGCTCGGCGTGGACGTGCCGCTTGCGAGCGCACGTGCCGAGATGATCGTGACCGAGCCGCTGCCGCTCATGGCCATAGGCGGCGTGGATGGCAACGGCCTCTATGGACGGCAGACGCTGCGCGGCAATCTGGCTTATGGCGGCGGCCCGCACGAATGGGTCGATCTCGCCGATACCTATAAAAGCGCAGAAGGCGAGCGCCCGCACTCGACCCCTTTGCAGGCCAGTATCGCAGCGCGTGTGGCTGGGCTTTTCCCGAAGGTTGCACACGCCCGGGTCATTCGTAGCTGGGCGGGGTTTATCGAAAATACGCCGGATGGGCGGCCCGTAGTCGACCGGCCAGGTCCGATGGAAAACCTGACCGTCGCGACGTTGTCGAGCGTTGGTTTCGGTTTGTCGCCGGCGAGCGGCCACGCAATTCGCGACCTCGTTGTGGATGGCGCCTGCTCGTTCGCAGACATATCCGGGTTCGCGCTGTCGCGTTTCGCGCAACTCGAGCCCGACTGGCGCAGCATGCAGGGGTGGATGCCATTACCCGCCGCTGCCGCCTAG
- a CDS encoding GlxA family transcriptional regulator, whose product MNKQPFHTHSDAIIDKPASQDARPETAEAESAFVFLLVDGLSMMSLSSAIEPLRSANRLVNTALYGWTLASLDGNPVYASNGIELQARKLDDVMTTAQYIFVCGGLRLDPALEPAYLRALRRAARTGAVIGSLSTGSYLLARAGLLEGYQCTIHWENLSAFTEEFRGLMCSGKIYEIDRDRMTCSGGIAAMDMMLQLISEQHGPELAVRVANQFHHERIRDSDDEQRGWRDQNHESLPRGIRRAIELMRAHVDEPLPISRIGTDIAMTSRQLERLFLRHLNATPARYYVTLRLERAHDLLVYSNVPVADIALATGFASASHLARWVRRVYDASPTDLRSALPRS is encoded by the coding sequence ATGAACAAACAGCCTTTTCACACGCATTCAGACGCAATCATTGACAAGCCCGCTTCGCAGGACGCCCGCCCTGAAACAGCCGAAGCAGAAAGCGCCTTTGTGTTTTTGCTGGTGGACGGTCTTTCGATGATGAGTCTCTCCTCAGCGATAGAACCGCTACGCTCGGCCAACAGGCTGGTGAACACGGCGCTCTATGGCTGGACGCTCGCAAGTCTCGACGGCAATCCCGTGTATGCGTCGAACGGAATCGAATTGCAGGCCCGAAAGCTCGACGACGTCATGACCACGGCTCAATACATTTTCGTTTGCGGTGGCCTGCGTCTCGACCCGGCACTCGAGCCGGCATATCTGCGCGCGCTGCGCCGCGCGGCTCGCACGGGCGCGGTGATCGGATCTTTATCGACAGGAAGTTATCTGCTTGCGCGCGCCGGTCTGCTCGAGGGCTACCAGTGCACGATCCATTGGGAAAACCTCTCTGCCTTCACCGAAGAGTTTCGCGGCTTGATGTGCTCGGGAAAGATCTACGAGATCGACCGCGACCGCATGACGTGCTCGGGTGGCATCGCCGCAATGGACATGATGTTGCAGTTGATATCGGAGCAACACGGTCCTGAGCTTGCGGTCCGGGTGGCGAACCAGTTTCACCACGAACGCATCCGCGACAGCGACGACGAACAACGCGGCTGGCGCGACCAGAACCACGAGAGCCTGCCCCGCGGCATCCGGCGCGCTATCGAACTGATGCGTGCGCACGTGGACGAGCCACTGCCCATATCGCGTATCGGCACCGACATAGCCATGACCTCACGCCAACTCGAGCGGCTGTTCCTGCGCCATCTGAACGCAACGCCCGCGCGCTACTACGTGACATTGCGGCTCGAACGGGCGCACGACCTGCTGGTTTATTCGAATGTCCCGGTCGCGGATATCGCCCTTGCTACGGGGTTTGCGTCGGCTTCGCATCTGGCGCGCTGGGTGAGGCGTGTCTATGACGCGAGTCCGACGGATCTGCGCAGCGCCTTGCCGCGTTCCTAG
- a CDS encoding ABC transporter substrate-binding protein, whose protein sequence is MTFDGDRQVKAPTLSAKRRRLLKLAASAGMTAGIGGLAFGRGAFAADPITLRWWSTQAAPDQLKAYKAQIAGFMAAHPGVKVVFEATSDEGYPAQLAAAFAANQVPDIITHLPSYAAQTYYADGLVEPVDDVVAAVGIDKYYPNANDVFRTADGKLCATGLANTAADVLWIRRDLMQKSGVDKVPETWDELRAACKKMQGGRIYGAPLPYGLNSMTSLILLGFIHRAGGQVFTPDLQVAIDSQATLNALDFYKSMREFCPPGATGYSWGESLTAFVSGSTATGIYGGRVLDNIAAQNPGIADSVTCATYPTISKSVPAWTYNDFPCVFIPKKAKNISASKMFAEYLFDPAGYISELLGAPAHLLPVLKTIAADPRYNSNPIIKKYPKEVELMSAAAASGHNLGYESPAHKPNRRANEIVASNVLAELVQRVVLNNEAPKSVVGATAKKLETLMKA, encoded by the coding sequence ATGACGTTCGATGGGGATCGGCAGGTGAAGGCACCAACTCTTTCGGCAAAGCGCCGCCGTTTGCTCAAGCTGGCGGCGTCGGCGGGCATGACCGCGGGCATCGGGGGCCTCGCATTCGGCCGCGGCGCATTCGCAGCGGATCCCATTACGCTGCGCTGGTGGTCGACCCAGGCCGCGCCCGACCAGTTGAAGGCCTACAAAGCGCAGATCGCCGGTTTCATGGCGGCGCACCCGGGCGTCAAGGTCGTGTTCGAGGCGACGTCGGACGAGGGTTATCCGGCGCAGCTTGCGGCAGCGTTTGCCGCAAACCAGGTGCCTGACATCATCACTCACCTCCCGTCCTATGCCGCGCAAACCTATTACGCAGACGGGCTGGTCGAACCGGTCGATGACGTCGTCGCAGCCGTTGGTATCGACAAGTACTATCCGAATGCAAACGATGTGTTCAGGACCGCGGACGGAAAGCTGTGCGCCACGGGCCTTGCAAATACGGCCGCCGACGTTCTATGGATTCGTCGTGACCTGATGCAAAAGTCTGGCGTGGACAAGGTGCCCGAGACGTGGGACGAACTTCGCGCCGCATGCAAGAAGATGCAGGGCGGCCGGATTTATGGTGCGCCGCTGCCATACGGCCTGAACAGCATGACTTCGTTGATACTGCTCGGCTTCATCCATCGTGCAGGCGGGCAGGTATTCACGCCGGATCTGCAGGTTGCAATCGACAGTCAGGCAACGCTCAACGCACTCGATTTCTACAAGTCGATGCGCGAGTTCTGCCCGCCCGGCGCGACCGGTTATAGCTGGGGAGAAAGCCTGACCGCGTTTGTCTCCGGATCGACCGCGACGGGCATTTATGGCGGGCGCGTGCTGGACAACATTGCCGCGCAGAATCCCGGCATTGCCGATTCGGTGACTTGCGCCACGTATCCCACGATTTCCAAGTCGGTACCGGCATGGACCTATAACGACTTTCCGTGCGTCTTCATTCCTAAGAAGGCCAAGAACATTTCGGCATCCAAAATGTTCGCGGAATATCTTTTCGATCCTGCGGGCTATATTTCCGAGTTGCTGGGCGCGCCCGCGCATCTGCTGCCGGTATTGAAGACCATTGCGGCCGATCCTCGCTATAACAGCAATCCGATCATCAAGAAGTATCCGAAGGAAGTCGAACTGATGTCGGCTGCCGCCGCGTCCGGTCACAACCTTGGCTACGAGTCGCCGGCACACAAGCCGAACCGAAGGGCCAACGAGATCGTCGCGAGCAATGTCCTGGCTGAACTGGTCCAGCGCGTCGTGCTCAACAACGAAGCGCCGAAGTCCGTAGTCGGTGCGACCGCAAAGAAGCTCGAAACGCTGATGAAAGCCTGA
- a CDS encoding carbohydrate ABC transporter permease translates to MATVSLPRMGIRSLESTYSRLGMLLIAPAVLLLIATIVYPLLYALWLSLNSVYTPTQASSFVGLANYRDMLGSSTFWFSLWVTIVWTTSTLVLQILCGVGMALLLNEKIAMRSAARSLVLFPYFVSTVVAVLVWRWLFNDLYGVLNQVLLELHVISSPVNWLGEMPNAMISIVLVGTWKYFPFVVIAVLARLQTIPLALYEAARMDGAGPFGRFFDVTLPQLREVLGVVILLRIIWDFKEFDLLYLMTGGGPVNQTRSVPLLVYQQAFGLNQMGAASASAVGMMVVMGVLMAAYLYRAQRTRSHDAGR, encoded by the coding sequence ATGGCCACTGTTTCATTGCCCCGCATGGGCATCCGCTCTCTCGAATCGACGTACAGCAGGCTCGGCATGTTGCTGATCGCGCCGGCAGTGTTGCTGTTGATCGCAACCATTGTGTATCCGCTTCTTTATGCACTGTGGCTTTCCCTGAACTCGGTGTACACGCCCACGCAGGCGTCGAGCTTTGTGGGCCTGGCGAATTATCGGGACATGCTCGGTTCATCGACGTTCTGGTTTTCGTTATGGGTAACGATCGTCTGGACCACGTCCACGCTCGTCCTGCAGATCCTGTGCGGCGTCGGCATGGCGCTGCTCCTCAACGAGAAGATCGCCATGCGCTCGGCAGCGCGCAGCCTCGTGCTGTTCCCTTATTTTGTGTCGACCGTGGTCGCCGTGCTGGTCTGGCGCTGGCTCTTCAACGATCTCTATGGCGTACTCAATCAGGTCCTGCTCGAACTCCATGTGATCAGCAGTCCGGTCAACTGGCTCGGCGAAATGCCCAACGCCATGATCAGCATTGTTCTGGTCGGCACCTGGAAGTACTTTCCGTTCGTTGTGATCGCGGTGCTGGCGCGACTGCAGACCATTCCGCTCGCGCTCTATGAAGCCGCGCGCATGGACGGCGCCGGTCCGTTCGGCCGTTTTTTCGACGTCACGCTGCCGCAGTTGCGTGAAGTGCTCGGCGTCGTGATCCTGTTGCGGATCATCTGGGACTTCAAGGAGTTCGACCTGCTTTACCTGATGACCGGCGGAGGCCCGGTCAATCAGACACGATCCGTGCCGCTGCTCGTCTATCAGCAGGCGTTTGGTCTGAACCAGATGGGCGCGGCTTCCGCTTCCGCGGTTGGAATGATGGTGGTCATGGGCGTGTTGATGGCGGCCTACCTTTATCGCGCACAACGCACAAGGAGCCACGATGCGGGCCGATAA
- a CDS encoding carbohydrate ABC transporter permease has translation MRADKTNIPASLVTWVIVILMVFPLIWMVLTSIKPQSELFVYPIRLLPEHVTFEHYRRLLEDTPFISYFWNSIVLSAATTVVVMAVATIGGYSLARFAYRGREAIATAVLCTYLMPSVVLIIPLYLMTVKLGLQNTLTSLVISYTTFALPYAMWLLRSFMAGIPDDLEAAALVDGASRLGAFVDVILPQALPGIISTALFTFILAWNEYLYALVMVNTDETRPLTTGVMNMLVSSFNIEWSLLMAASVMMSVPLLFFFAFLQRYLTSGFGAGGVKG, from the coding sequence ATGCGGGCCGATAAAACCAACATTCCCGCGTCGCTCGTCACCTGGGTGATCGTGATCCTGATGGTGTTCCCGCTGATCTGGATGGTGCTGACATCCATCAAGCCGCAGAGCGAACTGTTCGTCTATCCGATCAGGCTTCTGCCCGAGCACGTGACGTTCGAGCATTATCGGCGGCTGCTGGAGGACACGCCGTTCATCAGCTACTTCTGGAATTCGATCGTGCTGTCGGCGGCGACTACCGTCGTTGTCATGGCGGTCGCCACCATCGGCGGTTATAGCCTTGCGCGCTTCGCCTATCGCGGCCGCGAGGCGATCGCCACCGCGGTTCTTTGCACCTACCTGATGCCGTCTGTGGTGTTGATCATTCCGCTTTACCTGATGACGGTGAAGCTGGGCTTGCAGAACACACTGACCAGTCTGGTGATCTCGTACACCACGTTTGCCTTGCCCTACGCAATGTGGCTTTTGCGCTCGTTCATGGCCGGCATTCCGGACGACCTCGAAGCTGCCGCGCTGGTGGACGGCGCGAGCCGGCTGGGTGCGTTCGTCGATGTGATCCTGCCGCAAGCGCTGCCCGGAATCATCTCGACCGCGCTGTTCACGTTCATTCTGGCGTGGAACGAGTACCTGTACGCGCTCGTCATGGTCAACACCGACGAGACCCGTCCGCTTACCACCGGCGTGATGAACATGCTCGTGTCGTCGTTCAACATCGAGTGGTCGCTGTTGATGGCGGCTTCCGTGATGATGAGCGTGCCGTTGCTGTTCTTCTTCGCTTTCCTTCAGCGTTATCTCACTAGCGGTTTTGGCGCTGGCGGTGTGAAGGGTTGA
- a CDS encoding ABC transporter ATP-binding protein: MAAVSFKNVRKVFGDTVSIPSLDLDIRDGEFVCLLGPSGCGKTTTLRMLAGLEQPTSGAIHIGGIEVHELPPAKRDIAMVFQSYALYPHLTVAENIVYPLKKRGVPKQEWPAMLNNIAQLLQLEPLLARKPKQLSGGQQQRVALGRALIRKPKVFLLDEPLSNLDAKLRAHMRAELIELHQRMGTTTVYVTHDQLEAMTMSTRIAVMSGGVLQQFGTPDEIYYRPANQFVAGFIGTPAMSLIDGDLQRDDTGFSLQAGGVALRLPHSALRADASGAVSAGIRPEDIVLGRGTLSARIKVVEPTGHESIVLMDCGGASLCTRIASDVPLAAELRAGQSVPFEVTLARLHVFSRQNGQRLNRDDTNVTSIKRTRDAA; this comes from the coding sequence ATGGCAGCAGTAAGTTTCAAGAATGTACGCAAGGTATTTGGCGATACGGTGTCGATTCCCTCACTCGATCTCGATATCCGCGACGGTGAATTCGTGTGCCTGCTCGGACCTTCCGGTTGTGGCAAGACAACGACGCTGCGCATGCTTGCGGGCCTGGAGCAGCCGACGAGCGGCGCGATCCATATTGGCGGCATCGAAGTGCACGAGTTGCCGCCGGCGAAGCGCGATATTGCGATGGTGTTCCAGTCCTACGCGCTGTATCCGCATCTGACGGTTGCGGAGAACATTGTGTATCCGCTGAAAAAGCGTGGTGTTCCGAAGCAGGAGTGGCCTGCAATGCTGAACAACATTGCGCAGTTGCTGCAACTCGAACCGTTGCTCGCGAGAAAGCCGAAGCAGCTTTCGGGCGGCCAGCAGCAGCGCGTCGCGCTTGGCCGTGCGCTGATCCGCAAACCGAAGGTGTTCCTGCTGGACGAACCGCTGTCGAATCTCGACGCCAAGTTGCGCGCGCATATGCGGGCCGAGCTGATCGAGCTGCATCAGCGCATGGGTACGACGACGGTGTACGTGACGCACGACCAGCTCGAAGCAATGACCATGTCCACGCGGATCGCCGTGATGAGTGGCGGCGTGTTGCAACAATTCGGCACGCCCGATGAAATCTACTACCGGCCGGCGAACCAGTTCGTGGCCGGGTTCATCGGCACGCCTGCGATGTCCCTGATCGATGGCGACCTGCAGCGCGACGATACAGGCTTCTCGCTGCAAGCAGGCGGCGTGGCATTGCGCCTGCCGCATTCCGCGCTGCGCGCGGACGCGTCCGGCGCGGTTTCCGCCGGCATCCGGCCCGAAGACATCGTGTTGGGCCGCGGGACACTCAGCGCTCGCATCAAAGTGGTCGAGCCGACAGGCCACGAGTCCATCGTGCTGATGGATTGCGGTGGTGCATCGCTCTGTACGCGCATTGCCAGCGACGTACCGCTCGCAGCCGAGCTCCGCGCTGGCCAGAGCGTGCCGTTCGAAGTCACGCTCGCACGCCTGCACGTTTTTTCGCGCCAGAACGGCCAGCGGCTGAACCGCGACGACACCAACGTCACGTCGATCAAGCGCACGCGCGACGCAGCCTGA